In one Vulgatibacter incomptus genomic region, the following are encoded:
- a CDS encoding ribonuclease H-like domain-containing protein, with translation MTDPTACDEAEVLVLDLETRRAFAEVEGGRPDLLGLSLAVVWSYEREAFTPYFEGDAGALIDRLLGARLVVGFNHVGFDLEVLRPYAEHREIDGVRCFDLLVDLRSRLGHRVSLESCCSATLGSRKAGDGLQAIEWFRQGRLAELEHYCREDVRLTRDLFDHGRSHGQIQVRKRSPSGEWHTATVPVSWPIPDAEAEGSLGGGSPSST, from the coding sequence ATGACGGACCCGACTGCGTGCGACGAAGCGGAGGTCTTGGTACTCGATCTGGAGACCCGGCGGGCCTTCGCCGAGGTGGAGGGCGGGCGTCCGGATCTCCTCGGCCTCTCCCTGGCCGTGGTCTGGTCCTACGAGCGCGAGGCGTTCACCCCGTATTTCGAAGGCGACGCCGGTGCCTTGATCGATCGCCTGCTGGGCGCGCGGCTCGTCGTCGGCTTCAACCACGTGGGCTTCGATCTCGAGGTCCTGCGACCGTACGCGGAGCATCGTGAGATCGACGGGGTGCGCTGCTTCGATCTCCTCGTCGATCTCCGCTCCCGCCTCGGGCATCGTGTGAGCCTCGAGAGCTGCTGCTCGGCCACCCTCGGCAGCCGCAAGGCCGGCGACGGGCTCCAGGCGATCGAGTGGTTCCGCCAGGGGCGCCTCGCCGAGCTCGAGCACTATTGCCGCGAGGACGTGCGCCTCACCCGCGACCTCTTCGATCACGGGCGGTCCCACGGACAAATCCAGGTGCGGAAGAGGAGCCCGAGCGGCGAGTGGCACACCGCGACCGTGCCAGTGTCCTGGCCGATTCCTGACGCGGAGGCCGAGGGGAGCCTCGGCGGAGGCTCCCCTTCGTCGACGTGA
- a CDS encoding DUF72 domain-containing protein — protein sequence MGRVRLGTSGWSYPHWRRLLYPEGLAQTRWLPRYAEVFTTVELNATFYRLPTEKAVDRWREQTPRGFLFACKGSRYLTHTRKLRDVGQGLERFFAPLRRLGPKLGPVLWQLPPNWKTANPVRLERFLQALPSDVRHVFEFRAIAWYDEPILELLDRYGAAICEHDLLPELPPHSTGDFRYLRFHGTSARYGGRYGKEAMEEVALELRDTGRDAYVFFNNDRKGAALLDALDLSELLGEPLPHAEEVREEA from the coding sequence ATGGGACGCGTGCGCCTGGGCACGAGCGGTTGGTCGTATCCGCATTGGCGCCGGCTCCTCTATCCGGAGGGCCTCGCACAGACGCGGTGGCTGCCGCGCTACGCCGAGGTCTTCACGACGGTGGAGCTCAACGCGACCTTCTACCGCCTGCCCACCGAGAAGGCCGTCGATCGCTGGCGCGAGCAGACGCCGCGCGGCTTCCTCTTCGCCTGCAAGGGCAGCCGCTACCTGACCCACACCCGCAAGCTGCGCGACGTCGGCCAGGGGCTCGAGCGGTTCTTCGCGCCCCTCCGCAGGCTCGGGCCGAAGCTGGGGCCGGTGCTCTGGCAGCTCCCGCCCAACTGGAAGACCGCCAACCCGGTGCGGCTCGAGCGCTTCCTCCAGGCCCTGCCCAGCGACGTGAGGCACGTCTTCGAGTTCCGTGCGATCGCCTGGTATGACGAGCCCATCCTCGAGCTCCTCGACCGCTACGGCGCGGCGATCTGCGAGCACGACCTGCTCCCGGAGCTCCCGCCGCATTCGACGGGAGACTTCCGCTACCTGCGCTTCCACGGGACCTCGGCCAGGTACGGCGGGCGCTACGGGAAGGAGGCGATGGAGGAGGTGGCCCTCGAGCTCCGCGACACGGGCCGCGACGCCTACGTCTTCTTCAACAACGACCGGAAGGGCGCCGCCCTCCTCGACGCCCTCGACCTCTCCGAGCTCCTCGGCGAGCCGCTCCCGCACGCCGAGGAGGTGCGCGAGGAAGCCTAG